In one window of Microbacterium dextranolyticum DNA:
- a CDS encoding ABC transporter substrate-binding protein — protein MSIRNRVGVRRALTLAVAAALVALPVGAAHAQSPAGLSVAADATPAPDTSASATTLRIATSGHVDSFNPFTSIYLLPTNLIRYMYENLVQNDQQDGSPTKGLADSWTTDDGGQKWTYTLQDGLTWSDGEPITSADVVYTYEQMLTVPALAVANGNLVSNFASVDAPDDKTVVITLKAPQAPNPGSEIPIVPKHVWEKIADRSTYANDSNVVGSGSFLIDSYSANQSITLKANPTFWRGAPKIDRLQYIYYTNSDAQVQALRAGEVDFVGSLTPTQFDALKGAPGITTHSGEGRRYASYSFNAGMKTRDGQSFGTGNPALADVKVRQAIRQGIDTKALLKNVLQDQGVPGTSFIPASFAKWTLPADDSVVKSYDPDAAKALLEADGWVAGADGIRVKDGNRLSLRLLVDASDVTEQSTAEYFVPWMKAIGIDIQVESTDDDTISTRSVKGDYDIYFTGWSVNPDPDYQLGINTCANLPTDVDGSGGTTQDGYCNPEFDKLYAQQRSELDEGKRQSIVHDMLAMNYEDAAQVVLWYANGLEAYRSDRFTNFSLQPEKDGIIANQAGYWGFLTVEPASGGDAGGGVNVGLIVVGVIVALAVILAIVIAVIRRRRAGDRE, from the coding sequence ATGTCGATTCGTAACCGTGTGGGCGTCCGACGAGCGCTGACGCTCGCTGTGGCGGCCGCTCTCGTGGCGTTGCCTGTCGGCGCGGCGCATGCTCAATCTCCCGCAGGGCTCTCGGTGGCGGCGGACGCCACGCCCGCGCCCGATACGAGCGCATCGGCCACCACGCTGCGCATCGCGACGTCGGGTCACGTGGACTCGTTCAACCCGTTCACGTCGATCTACCTGCTTCCCACCAACCTCATCCGGTACATGTACGAGAACCTGGTGCAGAACGACCAGCAGGACGGCTCGCCGACGAAGGGTCTCGCCGACTCGTGGACCACGGACGACGGTGGTCAGAAGTGGACGTACACCCTGCAGGACGGACTGACCTGGTCGGACGGTGAGCCCATCACCTCCGCCGACGTCGTCTACACCTACGAGCAGATGCTGACGGTGCCGGCGCTCGCCGTCGCCAACGGCAACCTGGTCTCGAACTTCGCGTCCGTCGATGCACCCGACGACAAGACCGTCGTCATCACCTTGAAGGCGCCCCAGGCTCCCAACCCGGGCAGCGAGATCCCGATCGTCCCGAAGCACGTGTGGGAGAAGATCGCCGACCGGTCCACCTACGCGAACGACAGCAACGTCGTCGGTTCGGGATCGTTCCTGATCGATTCCTACAGCGCGAACCAGTCGATCACGCTGAAGGCCAACCCCACGTTCTGGCGCGGCGCTCCGAAGATCGACCGACTGCAGTACATCTACTACACGAACTCCGACGCTCAGGTGCAGGCTCTGCGCGCAGGCGAGGTCGACTTCGTCGGCAGCCTCACGCCGACGCAGTTCGACGCGTTGAAGGGGGCGCCGGGCATCACGACGCACTCCGGTGAGGGTCGCCGGTATGCCTCGTACAGCTTCAACGCCGGAATGAAGACCCGCGACGGCCAGAGCTTCGGCACGGGCAACCCCGCCCTCGCCGACGTCAAGGTGCGTCAGGCGATCCGTCAGGGCATCGACACGAAGGCGCTCCTGAAGAACGTCCTGCAGGACCAGGGCGTGCCCGGAACGTCGTTCATCCCCGCCTCGTTCGCGAAATGGACCCTCCCCGCCGACGACTCGGTCGTGAAGTCCTATGACCCCGACGCGGCCAAGGCCCTCCTCGAGGCCGACGGCTGGGTCGCCGGGGCGGACGGCATCCGCGTCAAGGACGGCAACCGTCTGAGCCTGCGGCTCCTCGTGGACGCGTCGGACGTGACCGAGCAGTCGACAGCCGAGTACTTCGTGCCGTGGATGAAGGCGATCGGCATCGACATCCAGGTGGAGTCGACCGACGACGACACGATCAGCACGCGCTCGGTCAAGGGCGACTACGACATCTACTTCACCGGGTGGAGCGTCAACCCCGACCCCGACTACCAGCTCGGCATCAACACCTGCGCCAACCTGCCCACCGACGTCGACGGCTCGGGCGGCACGACCCAGGATGGCTACTGCAACCCGGAGTTCGACAAGCTCTACGCGCAGCAGCGCTCCGAGCTCGACGAAGGCAAGCGTCAGTCGATCGTCCACGACATGCTCGCGATGAACTACGAGGATGCCGCCCAGGTCGTCCTCTGGTACGCGAACGGACTCGAGGCGTACCGCTCCGACCGATTCACGAACTTCTCGCTGCAGCCCGAGAAGGACGGCATCATCGCGAACCAGGCCGGGTACTGGGGCTTCCTCACCGTCGAGCCCGCCAGCGGCGGCGACGCGGGCGGCGGCGTGAACGTCGGCCTCATCGTCGTGGGCGTGATCGTCGCGCTCGCCGTCATCCTGGCGATCGTGATCGCCGTGATCCGCCGCCGCCGGGCCGGCGACCGCGAGTAG
- a CDS encoding M20/M25/M40 family metallo-hydrolase: protein MDTPMNSVTDEILHRCRERLDSLVRIESPSFDVESSARIADLLDAWWRDAGAQTRLVTTGAGVSLIADLPGRGDPVLFVGHSDTVWPHGTLAGEVPLREDGGILRGPGVYDMKSGLAAMLAAVEASTGRDRRAVRVVVVADEEVGSPTTGGLLREASAGVSAVLGFESPHPDGALKVGRRGSTRIRLAVTGRAAHAALDPGAGISAVDELVDQLLRVRRIVSDPGLPSEVLCNVGSLSGGTRANVVAAEAEAEIGLRFIDAQAQDKVLAELHALTPLRAGADVRIEVLSHRPAWAATERDRDVARRLARAAARVGQQLESRPAAGAGDTNALGSWGLPTVDGMGPRGGGAHAVGEHIVLASLAERIALLTEFLADVDDDVCAEDM from the coding sequence GTGGACACACCGATGAACTCCGTCACCGACGAGATCCTCCACCGCTGCCGTGAACGACTCGATTCGCTCGTGCGAATCGAGTCTCCCTCCTTCGATGTGGAGTCGAGCGCGCGGATCGCCGATCTGCTGGATGCCTGGTGGCGAGACGCCGGCGCGCAGACCCGACTGGTGACCACCGGGGCCGGTGTCTCGCTGATCGCCGACCTCCCGGGGCGCGGAGACCCCGTGCTCTTCGTCGGGCATTCCGACACGGTCTGGCCGCACGGAACGCTGGCCGGGGAAGTGCCCTTGCGAGAGGACGGAGGCATCCTCCGCGGTCCCGGCGTCTACGACATGAAGAGCGGGCTGGCGGCGATGCTTGCGGCCGTCGAGGCCTCGACGGGCCGTGACCGACGTGCGGTGCGCGTCGTCGTCGTCGCTGACGAAGAGGTCGGCTCGCCGACCACCGGAGGGCTTCTCCGTGAGGCATCCGCCGGTGTCTCGGCCGTTCTCGGCTTCGAGTCGCCGCACCCGGACGGTGCTCTGAAGGTGGGCCGGCGGGGGAGCACACGGATCCGTCTGGCGGTGACCGGCCGCGCCGCGCATGCGGCTCTCGATCCCGGCGCAGGGATTTCGGCGGTGGACGAGCTCGTCGACCAGCTGCTGCGCGTTCGTCGCATCGTGAGCGACCCCGGTCTGCCGTCGGAGGTGCTCTGCAATGTCGGGTCGCTGTCGGGCGGCACCCGCGCGAACGTCGTCGCGGCGGAGGCCGAGGCGGAGATCGGCCTGCGGTTCATCGATGCCCAGGCCCAGGACAAGGTGCTCGCCGAGTTGCATGCGCTCACTCCCCTTCGCGCCGGTGCGGATGTGCGGATCGAGGTGCTGAGCCATCGCCCCGCGTGGGCGGCCACGGAGCGCGATCGTGACGTGGCGCGCCGCCTCGCTCGCGCGGCGGCGCGGGTGGGGCAGCAGCTGGAGTCGCGCCCGGCGGCGGGTGCGGGCGACACGAACGCGCTCGGGTCGTGGGGCCTTCCGACGGTCGACGGCATGGGCCCCCGGGGCGGCGGGGCGCACGCCGTCGGCGAGCACATCGTCCTGGCATCCCTCGCCGAGCGCATCGCGCTGCTCACCGAGTTCCTGGCCGACGTCGACGACGACGTGTGTGCCGAGGATATGTAA
- a CDS encoding GNAT family N-acetyltransferase: MSTADDYRRAAELYSRVFGYAGSDLGLNANLLSALRKNGGATLGAVDDSGELVGFVYGFEGTDESRARYHYSQAAVVDRRYQGTGIGRRLKTAQREVALGWGQTHMRWTFDPLLVRNAHFNLVTLGAEGIRYERDFYDRPGSDRLVVDWNLSRTDDPHQAYRRAHAPATLAGRPGAVVDADGLGDGACWIAIPSAPSVGADPVADRARLALAEAMNGRILVTCTRIDEATSAYLAVPTTEGETP; the protein is encoded by the coding sequence TTGTCCACGGCCGACGACTATCGCCGCGCCGCAGAGCTCTATTCCCGCGTGTTCGGATACGCGGGATCCGATCTGGGGCTCAACGCCAACCTCCTGAGCGCGCTGCGCAAGAACGGCGGAGCGACTCTGGGAGCGGTCGACGATTCCGGAGAGCTCGTCGGCTTCGTCTACGGGTTCGAAGGAACCGACGAGTCGCGCGCCCGCTACCACTATTCACAGGCGGCCGTCGTGGACCGCCGATACCAGGGCACGGGCATCGGCCGTCGCCTGAAGACCGCGCAGCGAGAGGTCGCGCTGGGCTGGGGTCAGACGCACATGCGATGGACGTTCGACCCGCTTCTCGTGCGCAACGCCCACTTCAATCTCGTGACCCTGGGCGCCGAGGGCATCCGGTACGAACGTGACTTCTACGACCGCCCGGGGTCGGACCGCCTCGTCGTGGACTGGAACCTCTCACGGACCGATGACCCTCATCAGGCGTACCGGCGCGCGCACGCGCCGGCGACGCTGGCGGGGCGGCCCGGCGCCGTGGTCGACGCGGACGGACTGGGTGACGGGGCGTGCTGGATCGCGATCCCGAGCGCTCCCTCCGTCGGCGCGGACCCCGTCGCCGACCGGGCCCGCCTCGCTCTCGCAGAGGCCATGAACGGCCGGATCCTCGTGACCTGCACCCGCATCGACGAAGCGACCAGCGCCTATCTCGCCGTGCCGACGACAGAAGGGGAGACCCCATGA
- a CDS encoding MurR/RpiR family transcriptional regulator, with protein MSDDSVESRDRRLRSPGDRYGDRFRTNVSAEALLARVIDTESRSLALTFAELASSGDVSRAAGLILGARRRYLTGRGKSAAYAELLGADLATTLSNVFVVDGRSLTDLTVLSDVRASDVLIAFSMRRYREETVRFGELFRRAGGEVIVITDTVDAPLAAAATVLLPVHTHSASSSDSPTSVAAVCHLLSTLTAASAKGARRRLAARDVIAADLDLYHPDDHFPAGTETTP; from the coding sequence ATGAGCGACGACAGTGTGGAGTCCCGCGATCGCCGCCTCCGGTCGCCCGGAGACAGGTACGGCGACAGGTTCCGCACGAACGTGTCGGCCGAAGCGCTGCTCGCCCGCGTGATCGACACCGAGAGCCGTTCACTCGCGCTGACGTTCGCCGAACTGGCATCCAGCGGCGATGTGTCGCGCGCGGCGGGCCTGATCCTCGGTGCACGCCGGCGGTATCTGACAGGCCGGGGCAAGAGCGCCGCCTACGCCGAGCTGCTCGGCGCGGATCTGGCCACCACACTGTCGAACGTGTTCGTCGTCGACGGGCGCAGCCTCACCGACCTCACCGTGCTCAGCGACGTGCGGGCATCCGATGTGCTGATCGCGTTCAGCATGCGCCGCTACCGCGAAGAGACAGTGCGGTTCGGTGAACTCTTCCGCCGCGCAGGCGGCGAGGTCATCGTCATCACAGACACAGTCGATGCACCGCTCGCGGCGGCGGCGACGGTGCTTCTGCCGGTGCACACCCACTCCGCATCCTCGTCGGACTCGCCGACCTCGGTCGCCGCGGTATGCCATCTGCTCAGCACTCTCACCGCGGCCAGCGCGAAGGGTGCCCGCCGACGTCTCGCGGCACGCGACGTGATCGCGGCCGATCTGGACCTGTACCACCCCGACGACCACTTCCCCGCGGGAACGGAGACGACGCCATGA
- the menC gene encoding o-succinylbenzoate synthase has product MRVDRVRLHRVLLPLVHEFQTSSHRKSSLEHVLVELTDESGLTGWGEIASPADPYYGSETTETALLIAERYLAPAVLGASWDTPAELEATWARIRGNEFAKAGFSIAAWDLFARAGAQPLAAALGGTRTRVDAGVSLGIEPTIPALLEQVATHVGAGYRRVKLKIAPGWDVEPVRAVRAEYPDLDVHVDANGAYPDCDESFAVMTALDTQRLTMIEQPFAPRAFATHARLQSSIDTPVCLDESVETLDDLRTMLLTGAGRILNVKVSRMGGLSVARAAHDLARDAGVPVWCGGMHEFGIGRAANVALSSLPGFTLPSDVSGSDKYYARDVILPPVIAVDGRVQVPTTPGLGHEIDLACIREHTVDLVEVDAALR; this is encoded by the coding sequence ATGAGAGTCGACCGCGTACGGCTGCACCGCGTGCTGCTGCCCCTCGTGCACGAGTTCCAGACGAGCTCGCACCGAAAGAGCTCCCTGGAGCACGTGCTCGTCGAACTCACCGACGAGTCCGGCCTCACCGGCTGGGGCGAGATCGCCTCACCGGCCGATCCCTACTACGGCTCGGAGACGACCGAGACCGCTCTTCTCATCGCCGAACGCTACCTCGCACCGGCCGTGCTGGGCGCGTCGTGGGACACACCCGCCGAGCTCGAAGCAACGTGGGCGCGGATCCGCGGCAACGAGTTCGCGAAGGCCGGATTCTCGATCGCCGCGTGGGACCTCTTCGCCCGCGCGGGCGCACAGCCACTGGCCGCGGCCCTGGGCGGCACGCGCACACGCGTGGACGCGGGGGTCTCACTCGGCATCGAACCGACCATTCCCGCACTGCTCGAACAGGTCGCCACCCACGTCGGCGCGGGGTACCGCCGAGTCAAGCTGAAGATCGCGCCCGGCTGGGACGTCGAGCCCGTCCGCGCCGTGCGAGCGGAATACCCCGACCTCGATGTGCACGTCGACGCCAACGGCGCCTACCCCGACTGCGACGAGTCGTTCGCCGTGATGACCGCGCTCGACACGCAGCGGCTCACCATGATCGAGCAGCCGTTCGCGCCCCGCGCCTTCGCCACGCACGCGCGCCTGCAGAGCAGTATCGACACCCCCGTCTGCCTCGATGAGAGCGTCGAGACCCTCGATGACCTGCGCACCATGCTCCTCACCGGGGCCGGACGAATCCTCAACGTGAAGGTCTCCCGCATGGGCGGTCTGAGCGTGGCACGCGCAGCGCACGACCTCGCCCGCGACGCGGGCGTCCCGGTCTGGTGCGGCGGCATGCACGAATTCGGCATCGGTCGCGCCGCGAACGTCGCCCTGTCGTCGCTGCCCGGATTCACCCTGCCCTCCGACGTGTCGGGATCGGACAAGTACTACGCGCGCGATGTCATCCTTCCTCCCGTGATCGCCGTCGACGGTCGCGTGCAGGTTCCCACCACCCCCGGGCTCGGGCACGAGATCGACCTCGCCTGCATCCGGGAGCACACGGTCGACCTCGTCGAGGTCGACGCCGCACTGCGCTGA
- a CDS encoding aminodeoxychorismate lyase has product MTPDVLFLVDATAAAPIEVSPHDPALTVTQLAATRGDGIFETIVVVHGVPQAMRAHLDRFARSARMLDLPAPDLDAWEAVIQAAADRMRAHPRAAIKYVLSRGDEAGENATMGWVLGFVSPPRQAGPIRVVTLDRGYRSDVAQTSPWLLQGAKTLSYALNMAALREARRRGADDVVFVSTDGLVLEGPNSTVIARVGDTFVTPPVDLGILPGTTQHDAFVVLAAAGHATAVRTVTVDELRDADALWLCSSTRGAAAVSHLDGVERSTDDDITALIATGLDARKA; this is encoded by the coding sequence ATGACCCCCGACGTCCTGTTCCTCGTCGACGCGACCGCCGCCGCCCCGATCGAGGTCTCCCCCCACGATCCCGCCCTGACCGTCACCCAGCTCGCCGCCACCCGCGGCGACGGGATCTTCGAGACGATCGTGGTCGTGCACGGCGTACCGCAGGCGATGCGGGCCCACCTCGATCGATTCGCCCGGTCGGCACGCATGCTCGACCTGCCCGCGCCCGACCTCGACGCGTGGGAGGCGGTGATCCAGGCCGCCGCTGATCGGATGCGAGCCCACCCGCGAGCGGCGATCAAGTACGTCCTGTCCCGCGGCGACGAGGCCGGAGAGAACGCGACGATGGGCTGGGTCCTCGGTTTCGTGTCGCCCCCGCGACAGGCCGGTCCGATCCGGGTCGTGACCCTCGATCGCGGCTACCGCTCCGATGTCGCGCAGACCTCGCCCTGGCTGCTGCAGGGGGCGAAGACCCTCTCATACGCCCTGAACATGGCGGCGCTGCGCGAAGCCCGGCGTCGCGGAGCGGACGATGTGGTGTTCGTCTCCACCGACGGGCTGGTCCTCGAAGGCCCGAACTCGACGGTGATCGCCCGTGTCGGCGACACGTTCGTCACCCCGCCGGTCGACCTCGGCATCCTTCCCGGCACGACGCAGCACGATGCCTTCGTAGTCCTCGCCGCAGCGGGGCACGCGACGGCGGTCCGAACGGTCACCGTCGACGAGCTCCGTGACGCCGACGCTCTGTGGCTGTGCTCGTCGACACGGGGCGCGGCCGCCGTGTCGCACCTGGACGGCGTGGAACGATCGACGGATGACGACATCACCGCGCTCATCGCGACGGGACTGGACGCACGGAAGGCCTGA
- a CDS encoding membrane dipeptidase — MHLVIDGHNDLPWALRSSHGSRVAGVASALPDLHTDIPRLRRGGVGGQFWSVWVDPTLRGAEQVTATLEQIDLVRRLVDAHPDHLAWAPTASDLRAAMKRGRIGSLIGVEGGAQIDGSLGVLRQYARLGARYLTLTWSRTIAWADSATDAARHGGLTPFGRDVVREMNRIGMLVDLAHVSPDTMRDALDTSVRPVIVSHSGAHAVCGHPRNVPDDVLARIGASGGVVMVTFVPSFLSPERRAWVEAGEVGPAPVVDVAAVADHVEHVRAIAGISAVGLGGDYDGTDAMPAGLDDVAGYPALVDELARRGWTSDDLDALTHGNILRVLGVVDEDYRTFLAGTAGEPVGIRPAVDLTAAGEGTTRRPRVLVVQNAKPSGPRRLSGWLRDEGLDPEVMLGAGGLPSSLEGFDGLVMLGGGLMPDDDAAGPWLAAERALARQAIDGDIPTLGICLGGQILAHVGGGEVAADTGPKERGATEILPTAAGRTDAVIGGLGTSAHMIENHQDMITRLPPGAVLLASSRAVANQAFRLGENVRGLQFHPEVGADDLLGWEEPTTPAPGDEPLAVVFAGAQAVEAESTRASRALVAGFAADVRREASLNSQDPADAGAPGGTA, encoded by the coding sequence ATGCACCTCGTGATCGACGGACACAACGATCTGCCGTGGGCGCTGCGCAGCTCTCACGGCTCCCGGGTCGCGGGCGTGGCATCCGCCCTGCCCGACCTGCACACCGACATCCCGCGACTGCGCCGTGGCGGCGTCGGCGGCCAGTTCTGGTCGGTGTGGGTCGACCCGACGTTGCGCGGTGCCGAGCAGGTCACGGCGACCCTGGAGCAGATCGACCTTGTGCGCCGCCTCGTCGACGCTCATCCCGATCACCTCGCCTGGGCGCCGACGGCCTCGGACCTGCGCGCCGCGATGAAGCGGGGACGCATCGGCTCGCTCATCGGCGTCGAGGGCGGCGCACAGATCGACGGGTCGCTCGGTGTGCTGCGGCAGTATGCCCGATTGGGCGCGCGCTATCTCACCCTGACGTGGTCGCGCACGATCGCTTGGGCGGATTCGGCGACCGACGCGGCCCGGCACGGCGGCCTCACACCGTTCGGTCGTGACGTGGTGCGTGAGATGAACCGCATCGGGATGCTGGTCGATCTCGCCCACGTGTCGCCCGACACCATGCGCGACGCCCTCGACACCTCCGTGCGCCCGGTCATCGTCAGCCACTCCGGCGCGCACGCGGTGTGCGGGCACCCCCGGAATGTACCCGACGACGTCCTGGCCCGCATCGGAGCTTCCGGCGGGGTCGTGATGGTGACCTTCGTCCCCTCCTTCCTCTCCCCCGAGCGACGCGCCTGGGTCGAGGCGGGCGAGGTCGGACCGGCTCCCGTCGTCGATGTGGCGGCCGTGGCCGACCACGTCGAGCACGTACGTGCCATCGCCGGGATCTCGGCGGTCGGGCTCGGCGGCGACTACGACGGCACGGATGCCATGCCCGCCGGACTCGACGATGTCGCAGGCTACCCGGCGTTGGTGGACGAGCTGGCTCGCCGGGGGTGGACGTCCGACGATCTCGACGCGCTGACGCACGGCAACATCCTGCGGGTGCTCGGCGTCGTCGACGAGGACTACCGCACCTTCCTCGCCGGAACGGCGGGCGAGCCGGTCGGCATCCGCCCCGCCGTCGACCTCACGGCCGCGGGCGAGGGCACCACCCGACGCCCCCGGGTCCTGGTGGTCCAGAATGCGAAGCCCTCCGGCCCGCGCCGATTGAGCGGGTGGCTGCGCGACGAGGGCCTCGACCCCGAGGTCATGCTCGGCGCCGGCGGTCTTCCCTCGAGCCTCGAGGGATTCGACGGCCTGGTGATGCTCGGCGGCGGACTCATGCCCGACGACGACGCGGCGGGCCCGTGGCTCGCCGCGGAGCGCGCACTCGCCCGTCAGGCGATCGACGGCGACATCCCCACCCTCGGCATCTGCCTCGGCGGCCAGATCCTGGCGCACGTCGGCGGCGGCGAGGTCGCAGCCGACACCGGACCGAAGGAACGCGGGGCGACCGAGATCCTCCCGACCGCCGCAGGGCGCACCGACGCGGTCATCGGCGGCCTCGGCACGAGCGCGCACATGATCGAGAACCATCAGGACATGATCACGCGACTCCCTCCCGGAGCGGTGCTGCTCGCGTCGAGCCGTGCCGTCGCGAACCAGGCCTTCCGCCTGGGCGAGAACGTGCGCGGCCTGCAGTTCCACCCTGAGGTCGGTGCCGACGACCTGCTCGGCTGGGAGGAGCCGACCACGCCCGCCCCTGGCGACGAACCCCTCGCCGTGGTGTTCGCCGGCGCGCAAGCGGTCGAAGCCGAGAGCACGCGCGCCAGCCGGGCGCTCGTCGCGGGATTCGCCGCGGACGTGCGCCGGGAGGCGTCGCTCAACTCGCAGGATCCTGCCGATGCCGGTGCCCCGGGAGGCACGGCGTGA
- a CDS encoding serine hydrolase domain-containing protein, translating into MTEDASFGSVLEQALSEDVRRLAIGGIAAVVRDGSVIAVHPFGELRRDGGSTARGSVFRVASITKSFLAATALSLRDEGRLDLHAPLTAYLPEMSATRLRGAPVEIALDDLLSNRSGLPEDNPWGDEHLGASREEIGALIAAGLQLSAAPGERYQYSNVGMSLVGRVIEAVEGRPVEQVVSERILVPLGLSDTRWDAAAFPAGADLAAGFRTFDDGATFAPEPYVGSGALACIGSLFSTVDDIGRWVGFLASAFEDAGATGSPEADAVLSRRSRREMQRVHTVNPARITRFGDRPLLATGYGYGLVVEHDDVHGVTVGHSGGLPGFAAHMRWHPESRFGVVAFGNSDAFPAWQVTASALDALLSARDAPAVGAIVWPQTRRAAGAIDEAIRHGASFADLPIPLARNVLRDIPTKVRDDRLRALIESVGAPLTDPPTLDARVVAAPEASTLRWRIPTARGALVCSVHLMGLSTPIVQAIDVSPETAV; encoded by the coding sequence GTGACGGAGGATGCCTCGTTCGGGTCCGTCTTGGAGCAGGCGCTCTCGGAGGATGTCCGCCGCCTCGCGATCGGCGGGATCGCGGCGGTCGTGCGGGACGGATCGGTCATCGCCGTGCATCCGTTCGGCGAGCTGCGGCGCGACGGCGGCTCCACCGCCCGCGGGAGCGTCTTCCGCGTCGCGTCGATCACGAAGAGCTTTCTCGCCGCGACCGCGCTGTCGCTCCGGGACGAGGGTCGGCTGGATCTGCACGCTCCCCTGACCGCGTACCTCCCCGAGATGTCCGCGACCCGTCTGCGCGGCGCGCCCGTCGAGATCGCCCTCGACGATCTGCTCTCCAATCGGTCGGGCCTTCCCGAAGACAACCCGTGGGGCGACGAGCACCTCGGCGCGAGTCGAGAGGAGATCGGTGCGCTCATCGCCGCGGGCCTGCAGCTCTCGGCCGCCCCCGGCGAGCGCTACCAGTACTCCAACGTGGGAATGTCGCTCGTCGGCCGTGTCATCGAGGCAGTCGAGGGTCGACCTGTCGAGCAGGTCGTCAGTGAGCGGATCCTGGTTCCTCTCGGGCTTTCCGACACCCGGTGGGATGCTGCGGCGTTCCCCGCCGGGGCGGATCTCGCTGCAGGTTTTCGCACCTTCGATGACGGAGCGACGTTCGCGCCCGAGCCGTACGTCGGGTCGGGCGCACTGGCCTGCATCGGCAGCCTGTTCTCCACGGTGGACGACATCGGCCGGTGGGTCGGCTTCCTGGCATCCGCGTTCGAGGACGCCGGCGCCACGGGGTCGCCCGAAGCGGACGCTGTGCTCAGCCGCCGCTCACGTCGTGAGATGCAGCGCGTCCACACCGTCAACCCCGCGCGCATCACCCGGTTCGGGGACCGTCCCCTGCTGGCGACCGGATACGGCTACGGCCTCGTGGTCGAGCACGACGACGTGCACGGCGTGACGGTCGGCCACTCCGGGGGCCTGCCGGGGTTCGCCGCGCACATGCGCTGGCACCCCGAGTCACGGTTCGGTGTGGTCGCCTTCGGCAACTCCGACGCATTCCCCGCATGGCAGGTCACCGCGTCCGCCCTCGATGCCCTGTTGAGCGCACGCGATGCCCCCGCGGTGGGCGCCATCGTCTGGCCGCAGACGCGGCGCGCCGCGGGAGCGATCGACGAGGCCATCCGACACGGAGCCTCGTTCGCCGACCTGCCGATCCCCCTCGCCCGGAACGTGCTGCGCGACATCCCGACGAAGGTGCGTGATGACCGGCTGCGCGCACTGATCGAGAGCGTGGGCGCGCCGCTGACGGATCCGCCGACCCTCGACGCACGCGTGGTCGCCGCCCCCGAGGCGTCGACGCTGCGCTGGCGGATCCCGACTGCGCGGGGAGCGCTCGTGTGCTCCGTGCATCTCATGGGCCTCTCGACCCCGATCGTGCAAGCGATCGACGTGTCGCCCGAGACGGCGGTCTGA
- a CDS encoding DUF2520 domain-containing protein encodes MSAASRLGVGIIGAGRVGPVVGAALAGAGHALTGITAGSDPDRVEAILPGIPVLAADEIVRRSELVILALPSEELGGVVAGLAELGAWQVGQLVLHTAPGFGVEVLAPAASRGAIPLAVHPAIAFTGTSIDVRQLHDAFAAVTAPAAVLPIAQALAVELGCEPVVIAEADRPAYGEAIATATEFSASVVRQSTSLLRDVGVTAPGRYLSTLVHSAVDRALQDGGAEPDLEL; translated from the coding sequence ATGAGCGCCGCGAGCAGACTGGGCGTCGGGATCATCGGAGCCGGGCGGGTGGGGCCGGTCGTCGGCGCCGCACTGGCCGGCGCGGGGCACGCGCTGACGGGGATCACGGCGGGTTCCGACCCCGATCGGGTCGAGGCCATCCTCCCCGGTATCCCGGTGCTGGCGGCCGATGAGATCGTCCGCCGCAGCGAGCTGGTGATCCTCGCGTTGCCGAGCGAGGAGCTGGGCGGCGTCGTCGCGGGCCTGGCGGAGCTCGGCGCGTGGCAGGTGGGCCAGCTGGTGCTGCACACCGCGCCCGGCTTCGGCGTCGAGGTGCTCGCGCCGGCGGCATCCCGCGGAGCCATTCCGCTCGCCGTGCATCCCGCGATCGCGTTCACCGGGACCTCGATCGATGTGCGACAGCTGCACGACGCGTTCGCCGCGGTGACGGCGCCCGCGGCGGTGCTGCCGATCGCGCAGGCGCTCGCCGTCGAGCTCGGCTGCGAGCCGGTCGTCATCGCCGAGGCCGACCGGCCGGCGTACGGCGAGGCGATCGCGACCGCCACGGAGTTCTCGGCCTCGGTCGTCCGCCAGTCGACGTCGCTGCTGCGCGACGTCGGCGTGACCGCCCCCGGGCGGTATCTGTCGACGCTCGTGCACTCCGCCGTCGATCGGGCGCTGCAGGACGGCGGCGCCGAGCCCGACCTCGAGCTCTGA